From the Candidatus Tanganyikabacteria bacterium genome, the window ATCTCCTTGGCGATCGTCACGCCGTCATTGATGATCTGGGGCGCGCCGAACTTCTTCTCGAGCACGACGTTGCGGCCCTTGGGGCCGAGGGTAACGCGGACGGCGTCGGCGACCGCATTGACGCCCTTCTCGAGCGCCCGGCGGGCGGTCTCGTCGAACAGGATCTGCTTGGGCATATCTTTCCTACTCTCCTTGAATTCAGGTAACTACTCGACGATACCGAGGACGTCCTTCTCGGACAGGAGAAGGTACTCCTCGCCTTCGAGCTTGACCTCGGTGCCGGCGTACTTGGCGAACAGGATGCGATCGCCCTTCTTGACGTCCATCGGCATGCGGTTGCCCTTCTCATCCAGGCGGCCGGGGCCGGCGGCGATCACTTCGCCTAGCTGAGGCTTCTCTTGAGCCGTCTCGGGGAGCACGATCCCGCCGGCCGTCTTTTCCTGCTTGATGACCTTGACGACGACGCGATCGCCCAGGGGACGGATCTGAGTCGCGATGGCAGTAGCCATTTGGTGAACCTCCTCTTGTCGGGTTTTATCGAGGGTCGAGGCGAATCTTAACTTGTTAGCACTCGACTCGCGTGAGTGCTAACAAGCGCAATCTTACATGACCGCGGCAGGGAGTGACAAGAGTCTCCGAGGAGTTTTCTGCACTTGCCCGAAAAATCCGGCCGGCCGGCCGTCACGTCCGTCCCGTCGGCGGGGGATCTCATTGCGCTGCTCAAACGACCCGGCGCGGCCGGCAGGGACGCCGGCCCCACCCGGAAGGGCGCAGAATCGGGTGGCGCCGGCCTCCGTGCCGGCGTCGGGCGAGTGCGGAGTCATCGGAGCGGCGCTA encodes:
- the groES gene encoding co-chaperone GroES, coding for MATAIATQIRPLGDRVVVKVIKQEKTAGGIVLPETAQEKPQLGEVIAAGPGRLDEKGNRMPMDVKKGDRILFAKYAGTEVKLEGEEYLLLSEKDVLGIVE